The Plectropomus leopardus isolate mb chromosome 15, YSFRI_Pleo_2.0, whole genome shotgun sequence genome has a segment encoding these proteins:
- the hmx3a gene encoding homeobox protein HMX3, producing MPETTQETCASAKDSPFFIKNLLNCDSKPTKPKPVLAATKAALEGGFSLSQVGDFNFPRFDLPAQRFSLPAHYLERTSAWWYPYTLSSSAHLHRSQVTEKLGARDSSPTSGTDRDSPDLVLKSEPDVKDDDEDDEHNNNKSGDEIILEESDTEEAKKDELEEWKKRDDDKKPCRKKKTRTVFSRSQVFQLESTFDMKRYLSSSERAGLAASLHLTETQVKIWFQNRRNKWKRQLAAELEAANLSHAAAQRIVRVPILYHENSATESGGAGANVPVSQPLLTFPHPGVYYSHPIVTSVPLLRPV from the exons ATGCCAGAGACAACGCAAGAGACGTGCGCTTCGGCCAAGGACTCTCCTTTCTTCATTAAGAACCTGCTGAACTGTGATAGCAAACCCACCAAACCCAAACCGGTACTGGCTGCCACCAAGGCGGCCTTGGAGGGAGGATTTTCCCTTTCGCAGGTCGGGGACTTCAACTTTCCACGGTTTGACCTGCCCGCACAGAGGTTCAGTCTACCGGCTCACTACTTAGAGCGCACCTCGGCGTGGTGGTACCCCTACACCCTCAGCTCATCCGCCCACCTACACAGAAGTCAAG TCACCGAAAAATTAGGAGCCAGAGACTCCTCTCCAACCTCGGGCACGGACAGAGACTCGCCGGACCTGGTTCTTAAATCCGAGCCGGACGTCAAAGACGACGACGAGGATGAtgagcacaacaacaacaaaagtggcGACGAGATCATCCTGGAGGAGAGCGACACGGAAGAAGCCAAAAAAGACGAGCTGGAGGAGTGGAAGAAGAGGGACGACGACAAGAAGCCGTGCCGCAAGAAGAAGACGCGCACGGTTTTCTCCCGGAGCCAGGTGTTCCAGCTAGAGTCCACCTTCGACATGAAGCGCTACCTGAGCAGCTCGGAGCGGGCCGGCCTGGCCGCGTCCCTCCACCTGACGGAGACTCAGGTGAAGATCTGGTTCCAGAACCGGAGGAACAAGTGGAAAAGGCAGCTGGCCGCGGAGCTGGAGGCCGCCAACCTGAGCCACGCTGCGGCGCAGAGGATAGTCCGGGTGCCCATCCTCTACCACGAGAACTCGGCCACGGAGAGCGGAGGCGCCGGTGCCAACGTGCCCGTGAGCCAGCCGCTGCTCACCTTCCCGCACCCGGGCGTCTACTACTCCCATCCCATCGTCACATCTGTGCCGCTGCTCAGACCGGTTTGA